A section of the Alkalihalobacillus sp. LMS39 genome encodes:
- the recU gene encoding Holliday junction resolvase RecU — protein MAIHYPNGKKYEKQPKTNHSQQKKISFSNRGMTFEEDINDTNAFYLAQQIAVIHKKPTPLQIVKVDYPTRSAAVIKEAYFRQPSTTDYNGVYEGKHIDFEAKETKNKTSFPLKNFHDHQINHMKQVIDQKGICFVLLRFTTTDEVFLLDATHLILFYKQQQTSRKSIPKKEIEKLGHIVTVGYHPRVDYLKVVHDVYF, from the coding sequence ATGGCGATCCATTACCCAAACGGAAAAAAATATGAGAAACAACCCAAAACCAATCATAGCCAACAAAAGAAAATAAGTTTCAGCAATCGCGGAATGACGTTTGAGGAAGATATAAACGATACAAACGCCTTTTACTTAGCTCAACAAATTGCCGTTATTCATAAAAAACCAACACCACTGCAAATTGTGAAAGTAGATTATCCTACTCGAAGTGCTGCCGTCATAAAAGAAGCTTATTTCCGACAACCGTCCACAACTGATTATAACGGCGTGTACGAAGGCAAACATATTGATTTTGAAGCAAAGGAAACAAAAAATAAAACATCTTTTCCTTTAAAAAACTTTCATGACCATCAAATCAATCATATGAAACAAGTCATTGACCAAAAAGGAATTTGTTTTGTATTGCTTCGTTTTACAACAACTGATGAAGTGTTTTTATTGGATGCTACCCATTTAATTTTGTTTTATAAACAGCAGCAAACATCCAGAAAATCGATTCCTAAAAAAGAAATTGAAAAACTAGGACATATCGTAACTGTTGGTTATCATCCAAGGGTTGATTACTTAAAAGTTGTTCATGACGTTTATTTTTAG